A stretch of Pseudoliparis swirei isolate HS2019 ecotype Mariana Trench chromosome 14, NWPU_hadal_v1, whole genome shotgun sequence DNA encodes these proteins:
- the ftcd gene encoding formimidoyltransferase-cyclodeaminase yields the protein MAQLVECVPNFSEGRDPQVIDAIAAAVSGTPGCSLLDVAPGASTNRTVYTFVGSPAAVVEGALNAARRAFSLIDMSQHSGEHPRIGALDVCPFVPVQNVSMDDVVHCAEEFGQKLSEMLHVPVFLYGAAARTESRRSLPSVRSGEYEALPDKLKLADWSPDFGPALFVPSWGATVTGARKFLIAYNVNLIATKEQAHRVALDLREQGRGKDQPGRLQKVQGMGWYLDEANIAQVSTNILDYELTPLHAVHQEVCRLAEDLKLPVVGSQVVGLIPLKAVLDSADFYIQRDRLFIVEEEHKVRLVVSKLGLDSLGSFNPKERIIEYMVRTPESSRLVSLSLQQFVQKVAARSAAPGGGSVSAAMAALGAALGSMVGQMTYGRRQFEDVDGVMRRLIPPFHQAAGELLLMVDADAEAFSSYMAALKMPKNTAEERKGREASLQAGLRRAISVPLALADRISVLWAPLKEMVVYGNIACKSDAQVAAKALEAAVVPDAFKMETQERAALLLQEAKTSAAAVLLAADERK from the exons ATGGCTCAGCTGGTGGAGTGTGTCCCCAACTTCTCCGAGGGCCGCGACCCCCAG GTGATCGACGCCATCGCGGCCGCCGTCTCCGGCACGCCGGGCTGCAGCCTGCTGGACGTGGCCCCCGGGGCCTCCACCAACCGGACGGTCTACACCTTCGTGGGCTCACCTGCAGCCGTGGTGGAGggggccctgaacgcagcacggcgGGCCTTCAGCCTCATCGACATGAGCCAGCACTCAG gtgagcaCCCCCGGATCGGAGCGCTGGACGTCTGTCCCTTCGTCCCGGTCCAGAACGTCTCGATGGACGACGTCGTCCACTGCGCCGAAGAGTTCGGACAGAAACTGTCAGAGATGCTGCACGTCCCCG TGTTCCTCTATGGAGCAGCCGCCCGTACGGAGAGCAGAAGGAGTCTCCCGTCGGTGCGGAGCGGCGAGTACGAAGCTCTACCTGACAAG TTGAAGCTGGCCGACTGGTCACCTGACTTCGGCCCCGCCCTGTTCGTGCCGTCGTGGGGCGCCACGGTAACGGGCGCTCGCAAGTTCCTGATCGCCTACAACGTGAACCTGATCGCCACCAAGGAGCAGGCGCACCGCGTCGCCCTGGACCTCCGGGAGCAGGGCCGCGGGAAAgaccag CCGGGGCGGCTGCAGAAGGTGCAGGGGATGGGCTGGTACCTGGACGAGGCCAACATCGCCCAGGTGTCCACCAACATCCTGGACTACGAGCTGACCCCCCTCCACGCCGTGCACCAGGAGGTCTGCAGGCTagctgag GACCTGAAGCTGCCGGTGGTGGGCTCTCAGGTCGTAGGCCTGATCCCTCTGAAGGCCGTGCTGGACTCGGCCGACTTCTACATCCAGAGAGACCGACTCTTCATCGTCGAAGAGGAGCACAAAGTCCGGCTG GTGGTCAGTAAACTCGGTCTGGATTCTCTCGGCTCGTTTAACCCAAAGGAGAGAATCATAGA gtacatggtgaggaccccagagagcagccgtctggtgtctctgtctctgcagcAGTTCGTCCAGAAGGTGGCGGCTCGCTCGGCGGCTCCCGGCGGCGGCTCGGTCTCGGCCGCCATGGCGGCTCTG GGGGCGGCGCTGGGCTCCATGGTGGGTCAGATGACCTACGGGAGGAGACAGTTCGAGGACGTGGACGGCGTGATGCGGAGGCTGATTCCTCCGTTCCACCAGGCCGCCGGAGAGCTGCTGCTGATGGTGGACGCCGACGCCGAGGCCTTCAGCAGCTACATG GCGGCGCTGAAGATGCCCAAGAACAccgcggaggagaggaaggg gaGGGAGGCCTCCCTGCAGGCCGGGCTGCGCCGGGCGATCTCTGTGCCCTTGGCTCTGGCTGACAGGATCAGCGTCCTGTGGGCGCCGCTGAAGGAGATGGTCGTCTACGGGAACATCGCCTGCAAGTCAGACGCTCAg GTGGCAGCTAAAGCTCTGGAGGCggct GTTGTTCCTGACGCCTTCAAGATGGAG ACTCAGGAACGAGCGGCGCTGTTGCTGCAGGAAGCGAAGACGAGCGCCGCCGCCGTCCTGCTCGCTGCCGACGAGAGGAAGTGA